A section of the Nitrospiria bacterium genome encodes:
- the proS gene encoding proline--tRNA ligase: MRYSKLLIPTLREEPVEAEVVSHRLMIRAGMIRKVAAGIYTYLPLGLRVIRKVERIVREEMNRAGAQELLMPMVQPAELWHETGRWGEYGKELLRLKDRGEREFCLGPTHEEVITDLVRAEVKSYRHLPQILYQIQTKFRDEIRPRFGLMRGREFLMKDAYSFDRDEQGAKASYDKMGQAYHRIFERCGLKFKPVEAESGVIGGTYSQEFMVLAETGEDSLVACDSCGFAANVEKTKGKACPRCKGRLITHRGIEVGHIFMLGTKYSEAMKATFLDHNGKEALSVMGCYGIGIGRTAAAAIEQNHDTKGIVWPLPLAPYQVHVVPVNDQSERVMITSELIYGTLSNHGVEVLIDDRSERPGVKFNDADLIGIPYQVIIGDKNLADGLVELKDRRDGKIRKVATDEVIDLVKKLVLPDAKPAEA, from the coding sequence ATGCGCTATTCAAAATTATTAATCCCCACGTTGCGCGAGGAGCCGGTCGAGGCCGAGGTCGTCAGCCACCGGCTGATGATCCGCGCCGGGATGATCCGAAAAGTCGCGGCCGGCATCTACACCTACCTGCCGCTGGGCCTCCGGGTGATCCGGAAGGTCGAGCGGATCGTCCGCGAGGAAATGAACCGCGCCGGCGCGCAGGAATTGCTGATGCCGATGGTCCAGCCGGCCGAGCTGTGGCACGAGACCGGCCGCTGGGGCGAGTACGGCAAGGAACTGCTCCGGCTGAAGGACCGCGGCGAGCGGGAGTTCTGCCTCGGGCCGACGCACGAGGAAGTGATCACCGACCTCGTCCGGGCCGAGGTCAAATCGTACCGCCACCTGCCCCAGATTCTGTATCAGATCCAGACCAAGTTCCGGGACGAGATCCGCCCCCGCTTCGGGCTGATGCGCGGCCGCGAATTCCTCATGAAGGACGCCTACAGCTTCGACCGCGACGAGCAGGGCGCCAAGGCCAGTTACGATAAAATGGGCCAGGCCTACCACCGGATCTTCGAGCGGTGCGGACTGAAGTTCAAGCCGGTCGAGGCGGAGAGCGGTGTGATCGGCGGGACCTATTCCCAGGAGTTCATGGTCCTGGCCGAGACGGGCGAAGACAGCCTGGTCGCGTGCGACTCCTGCGGTTTCGCGGCCAACGTGGAGAAAACGAAGGGCAAGGCCTGCCCGCGCTGCAAGGGACGGCTCATCACCCATCGCGGGATCGAAGTGGGCCACATCTTCATGCTCGGGACGAAATACAGCGAGGCGATGAAGGCGACGTTTCTGGACCATAACGGCAAGGAGGCCTTGAGCGTCATGGGCTGCTACGGCATCGGGATCGGCCGGACGGCCGCGGCCGCGATCGAGCAGAACCACGACACCAAGGGGATCGTCTGGCCCCTTCCGCTCGCGCCTTACCAGGTGCATGTCGTCCCGGTCAACGACCAGTCCGAGCGCGTGATGATCACGTCGGAGCTGATCTACGGGACGCTGTCCAACCACGGCGTGGAGGTCCTGATCGACGACCGGTCGGAGCGGCCCGGGGTGAAGTTCAACGACGCCGACCTGATCGGCATTCCGTACCAGGTCATCATCGGCGATAAAAACCTGGCCGACGGACTGGTAGAGCTCAAGGATCGGCGCGACGGAAAAATTCGGAAGGTCGCGACCGACGAAGTGATCGATCTCGTCAAGAAGCTGGTCCTGCCGGACGCGAAACCCGCCGAAGCCTGA
- the ispG gene encoding flavodoxin-dependent (E)-4-hydroxy-3-methylbut-2-enyl-diphosphate synthase, with product MERRKTRPITVGGVAIGGDAPISVQSMTTTDTRDVDATADQIRRLEQAGCEIVRVAVVDETAAGALKTIKARIGIPLVADIHYNYRLALHAAPYVDCIRINPGNIGGKDRVAQIAAACRDRGIPIRIGVNAGSLEEDLLKKYGYPTAEAMVESALRAIGMLEELGFYEMKLSLKASHVGLCVEAYRLISKKTDYPLHLGITEAGTAFAGSIKTAVGMGLLLGGGIGDTIRVSLAADPVEEVKAGFEILKALELRHHGINFIACPTCGRLEFDMFKLVGELERRLSHIKAPLNVSILGCAVNGIGEGMEADIGIAGGKDGGLLFKRGKIVGKVSESEMADVLVAEVEAMAKERETNQK from the coding sequence ATCGAACGAAGGAAAACACGGCCGATCACGGTGGGCGGCGTCGCGATCGGCGGCGACGCCCCGATCTCGGTCCAGTCCATGACCACCACGGACACGCGGGACGTCGACGCGACGGCGGACCAGATCCGGCGGCTGGAGCAGGCCGGCTGCGAGATCGTCCGCGTGGCGGTGGTGGACGAGACCGCCGCCGGCGCCTTGAAAACGATCAAGGCCCGGATCGGCATCCCCCTCGTCGCCGACATCCATTACAACTACCGCCTCGCGCTCCACGCGGCCCCCTACGTCGACTGCATCCGGATCAACCCGGGCAACATCGGCGGGAAGGACCGCGTGGCGCAGATCGCGGCGGCCTGCCGGGACCGGGGCATCCCGATCCGGATCGGGGTCAACGCCGGATCGCTGGAGGAGGACCTGCTTAAAAAATACGGCTATCCCACGGCCGAGGCGATGGTCGAATCGGCGCTGCGGGCGATCGGGATGCTGGAGGAGCTGGGCTTCTACGAGATGAAGCTGTCGCTCAAGGCCTCGCACGTCGGCCTCTGCGTCGAGGCCTACCGGCTGATCTCAAAAAAGACGGATTACCCGCTCCACCTCGGGATCACCGAGGCCGGGACGGCCTTCGCGGGGAGCATCAAAACGGCCGTTGGGATGGGGCTGCTGCTGGGCGGGGGGATCGGGGACACGATCCGGGTTTCGCTCGCGGCCGATCCGGTCGAGGAGGTGAAGGCCGGCTTCGAGATCTTGAAAGCGCTGGAGCTTCGGCATCACGGGATCAATTTCATCGCCTGTCCCACCTGCGGCCGGCTCGAGTTCGACATGTTCAAGCTGGTCGGGGAGCTTGAGCGGCGGCTGTCCCATATCAAGGCGCCGTTGAACGTCTCGATCCTCGGCTGCGCCGTAAACGGGATCGGCGAGGGCATGGAGGCCGACATCGGCATCGCGGGCGGCAAAGACGGCGGCCTGCTGTTCAAGCGCGGGAAGATCGTCGGCAAGGTGTCCGAGTCCGAGATGGCCGACGTCCTGGTGGCCGAGGTCGAGGCGATGGCGAAGGAAAGGGAAACGAATCAAAAATAA
- the rseP gene encoding RIP metalloprotease RseP — MESVVHFLYNLFYFLVVLSVLIFFHELGHFLAARRLGVKVLKFSLGFGPKLIGRTVGETEYLISALPLGGYVKLFGEEPEKGEEAPALSPEDRARSFSLAPVWKRILIVAAGPVFNMFLAYLIFTGSLSIGIPMYVPNFDSLMPVVETVIEKSPAQAAGFKAGDRIVSIGDRKISTWAQMTDIIYGSAGKPLTITVERDHQSLILTVTPASKTVETEEGQKTVGQIGIGKNPRGAQIQAANPLDAVLKGFQATWQWTYLTVEGLVRLVQGRLSMDNIGGPILIGQMSGQAASQGIGGLLFLIAILSITLGVMNILPIPVLDGGHLLFFVIEAVLGRPLSIRKREIAQQIGLALLLLLMALAFYNDIIRLFGKPG; from the coding sequence ATGGAATCCGTCGTTCATTTTCTTTACAACCTGTTTTATTTCCTCGTTGTTCTCAGCGTCTTGATCTTTTTTCACGAGCTGGGCCATTTCCTGGCGGCCCGTCGTCTGGGGGTCAAGGTCCTGAAGTTCTCGCTGGGCTTCGGGCCGAAGCTGATCGGCCGGACGGTCGGGGAGACCGAATACCTGATCTCCGCGCTTCCGCTGGGCGGCTACGTGAAGCTTTTCGGCGAAGAGCCCGAGAAGGGGGAGGAGGCGCCGGCGCTTTCCCCGGAAGACCGGGCCCGTTCCTTTTCACTCGCGCCGGTCTGGAAACGGATCCTGATCGTGGCGGCCGGGCCGGTCTTCAATATGTTCCTGGCCTATCTGATTTTCACCGGATCTCTCTCGATCGGCATCCCGATGTACGTGCCGAATTTCGACAGCCTGATGCCGGTGGTCGAGACCGTGATCGAGAAATCCCCGGCCCAGGCGGCCGGCTTCAAAGCGGGGGACCGGATCGTTTCGATCGGCGACCGAAAAATATCGACCTGGGCGCAAATGACCGATATCATCTACGGCAGCGCCGGAAAGCCCCTGACGATCACGGTGGAGCGGGACCATCAGAGTTTGATCCTGACGGTTACGCCGGCGTCGAAGACGGTCGAGACCGAGGAGGGGCAGAAGACCGTCGGTCAGATCGGGATCGGGAAGAACCCCCGCGGCGCCCAGATCCAGGCCGCGAATCCCCTCGATGCCGTCCTCAAGGGGTTTCAGGCCACGTGGCAATGGACCTATCTGACGGTGGAGGGGCTGGTCCGGCTCGTTCAGGGAAGGCTCTCGATGGACAACATCGGCGGGCCGATTCTGATCGGCCAGATGTCGGGCCAGGCCGCCTCCCAGGGCATCGGGGGTCTGCTCTTCCTGATCGCGATCCTGAGCATCACGCTGGGCGTGATGAACATCCTTCCGATCCCGGTATTGGATGGAGGCCATCTCCTGTTCTTCGTGATCGAGGCCGTCCTGGGGCGTCCGTTGAGCATACGGAAACGGGAGATCGCGCAGCAAATCGGCCTCGCGTTGCTTCTTCTGTTGATGGCCCTGGCCTTTTATAACGACATCATCCGGCTGTTCGGAAAGCCGGGCTGA
- a CDS encoding 1-deoxy-D-xylulose-5-phosphate reductoisomerase, translated as MKKLVLLGSTGSIGTNTLRLVTDFPDRFRVVGLTAGRNGDKLLGQIRRFRPRCVALADPAAAERLRRQCRDLPDLRNPGIEVLSGIEGLVRVATLADADLVVSAIVGSAGLVPTFEAIRAKKTMALANKEPLVMAGSILQQEARRQGITLLPVDSEHSAIFQSMSGQRRRDVRRLILTASGGPLLDLPVRKRRVIKPAQALRHPVWRMGSKISIDSATLMNKGLEVIEAHWLFDMPPDRIDVVIHRQSIVHSMVEYLDGSVIAQMGVPDMRGPLAYALNYPERLPLGLPALDLTRVRSLTFEPPDLKKFPCLGFAYEAIKIGGTLPAVLNAANEVAVRAYLEERIGFLEIARLIRKTMDAHVPLAVKSLEDVLEADRWGRERASKSVGEKE; from the coding sequence ATGAAAAAACTGGTTCTCTTGGGTTCAACCGGTTCCATCGGGACCAACACCCTCCGGCTGGTGACGGACTTTCCGGATCGCTTCCGGGTTGTGGGTTTGACAGCCGGGCGCAACGGTGATAAACTTCTGGGTCAAATTCGGCGCTTCCGCCCCCGGTGCGTCGCACTGGCGGACCCGGCGGCCGCGGAACGCCTGCGCCGGCAGTGCCGGGATCTTCCGGACCTGCGAAATCCTGGGATCGAAGTCCTGTCCGGGATCGAAGGCCTGGTCCGGGTGGCCACGCTGGCCGACGCCGATCTGGTCGTCTCGGCCATCGTGGGGTCGGCGGGACTCGTTCCGACATTCGAGGCCATCCGGGCGAAAAAGACGATGGCGCTGGCCAACAAAGAACCGCTGGTGATGGCCGGATCGATTCTTCAGCAGGAAGCCCGAAGACAGGGAATTACCCTTCTGCCGGTCGACAGCGAGCACAGCGCCATTTTTCAGTCGATGTCCGGCCAGCGCCGGCGGGACGTGCGCCGGCTCATCCTGACGGCGTCGGGGGGGCCGCTTCTCGACCTGCCGGTCCGAAAGCGACGCGTGATCAAGCCGGCCCAGGCGCTCCGGCATCCCGTCTGGCGGATGGGATCGAAAATCTCGATCGATTCGGCCACGCTGATGAACAAGGGCCTGGAGGTGATCGAGGCCCACTGGCTCTTTGATATGCCGCCGGACCGGATCGACGTCGTCATTCACCGGCAGAGCATCGTCCATTCCATGGTGGAGTACCTGGACGGTTCCGTGATCGCCCAGATGGGCGTCCCGGACATGCGCGGGCCGCTGGCCTACGCGCTCAATTATCCGGAACGGCTGCCGCTCGGTCTTCCCGCCCTGGATCTGACCCGGGTCAGGTCGCTGACGTTCGAGCCGCCGGATCTTAAAAAATTTCCCTGCCTCGGGTTCGCGTACGAGGCGATTAAAATCGGCGGGACGCTTCCGGCCGTGTTGAACGCCGCCAACGAAGTGGCCGTGCGGGCCTATCTCGAAGAGCGGATCGGCTTTTTGGAGATCGCCCGGCTGATACGAAAAACAATGGACGCGCACGTTCCCCTGGCCGTGAAAAGCCTGGAGGACGTCCTCGAGGCCGACCGCTGGGGTCGGGAGCGGGCGTCCAAGTCCGTCGGAGAAAAGGAGTAA
- a CDS encoding phosphatidate cytidylyltransferase, which yields MHQKRVISAVLFLPLFFILVKYLPPAAFFIVVLFGVLLGQLEFYRLYFPAGKRGLILFGLLCGGLIVGHFYEQGFFSDREVLTALGMAGLLYQLATYQDMATTLGDTAVAALGVFYVGWLLGHLILLRGLEQGEYLIFFLFLVTWAGDTGAYYIGKGFGRRPLAPRLSPGKTVEGAVGGLAASILAAVLARQWFLPFLSVYDGLFLGLLLGVLGQMGDLTESMFKRSAGVKDSGHFLPGHGGILDKMDSLIFTTPLFYYYLLWVKQYGRVIVI from the coding sequence ATGCACCAAAAGCGCGTGATCTCAGCCGTCCTCTTCCTTCCGCTCTTCTTCATTTTAGTCAAATACCTTCCCCCGGCGGCCTTTTTCATTGTCGTGTTGTTCGGCGTTCTGCTCGGCCAGCTGGAGTTCTACCGTCTTTATTTTCCGGCCGGGAAACGGGGACTGATCCTGTTCGGCTTGCTCTGCGGCGGGCTGATCGTGGGACATTTCTACGAACAGGGTTTTTTCTCGGATCGGGAGGTGCTGACGGCCTTGGGAATGGCCGGGTTGTTGTACCAGCTGGCGACGTATCAGGACATGGCGACGACCCTCGGCGACACGGCCGTGGCGGCGCTGGGGGTCTTCTACGTCGGCTGGCTGTTGGGGCATCTGATCCTGCTCCGGGGTCTCGAACAGGGGGAGTATCTCATCTTCTTTTTGTTCCTGGTGACCTGGGCCGGCGATACCGGGGCTTACTATATCGGAAAGGGCTTCGGGCGGCGCCCTTTGGCCCCGCGGCTCAGCCCCGGCAAGACGGTCGAAGGGGCCGTCGGAGGACTGGCCGCCAGCATCCTGGCCGCGGTCCTGGCCCGACAATGGTTTCTCCCGTTTCTTTCGGTCTACGACGGTTTGTTCCTGGGGTTGTTGCTGGGCGTGTTGGGTCAGATGGGCGATCTGACGGAATCCATGTTCAAGCGCAGCGCCGGGGTGAAAGATTCCGGCCATTTTCTGCCGGGCCATGGCGGCATCCTGGACAAGATGGACAGCCTGATCTTCACGACGCCGTTGTTCTATTATTATCTGCTTTGGGTGAAACAATACGGCCGGGTGATCGTGATTTAA
- a CDS encoding isoprenyl transferase — translation MENPLKKIGIGNEPLGDPQLQALVNRARLPRHVAIIMDGNGRWAEMRGLPRIAGHREGIRSVRDAVTVCRELGIYALTIYAFSVENWQRPQDEVNELMTLLEGYLQKEMASLMEHRIRFKTIGQIHRLPASVAHWIRAAESATLSNEKMVLTIALSYGGRAEIVEAMLRLYDDLQKGLFTREAVDEALVGQYLNTADLPDPDLMIRTSGETRISNFLLWQMAYTELYFTPTLWPDFRRRDFLEALIDYQQRERRFGLVKNQNPPRRGVRQG, via the coding sequence GCGACCCCCAGCTTCAGGCGCTGGTGAACCGGGCCCGCCTCCCGCGGCATGTGGCCATCATCATGGACGGCAACGGGCGGTGGGCCGAGATGCGGGGACTGCCCCGGATCGCCGGCCATCGCGAGGGAATCCGTTCCGTCCGGGACGCGGTGACGGTCTGCCGGGAACTGGGGATCTATGCCCTGACGATCTATGCGTTCTCGGTGGAGAACTGGCAACGCCCCCAGGACGAGGTGAACGAGCTGATGACGCTGCTGGAAGGATACCTCCAGAAAGAAATGGCCTCGCTCATGGAACACCGGATCCGCTTTAAGACGATCGGCCAGATCCACCGCCTGCCGGCCTCCGTCGCCCACTGGATCCGCGCGGCCGAGTCGGCCACGTTGTCCAATGAAAAAATGGTGTTGACGATCGCGTTGAGCTACGGGGGCCGGGCCGAAATCGTCGAGGCGATGTTAAGGCTGTACGACGATCTTCAGAAGGGCCTGTTCACGCGGGAGGCGGTGGACGAGGCGCTGGTGGGTCAGTACCTGAACACGGCCGACCTGCCGGACCCCGATCTCATGATCCGGACCAGCGGAGAGACCCGCATCAGCAATTTCCTTCTCTGGCAGATGGCGTATACCGAACTCTACTTCACGCCGACCCTGTGGCCGGACTTCCGACGGCGTGATTTTCTGGAGGCCCTGATCGATTATCAGCAGCGGGAGCGTCGTTTCGGCCTGGTGAAAAACCAGAATCCTCCGCGACGCGGGGTGAGACAAGGTTAA